One window of uncultured Trichococcus sp. genomic DNA carries:
- a CDS encoding MFS transporter yields the protein MTLRHYLSFFSAAFLIMAMYIAGNAVGFFVEPITTELGFTRSAFSLYISLSTLTGVFVLPLIGQFLPKFGAKRLLIGGGLWVSLGFVWLAFATRLWQFYLGGIFLGLFMMPITMFLAILLINNWFTAKKGLMMGLLNASGGLAGAIVSMIMPAFLDNFGWRMGYFLIAGLFALLTVPNGLFLLVENPGTIGMNAYGAELSAQNESDEPTHDLSVPYEDAKKMKPFYILFIGIFLSAFGGGMMQHLPAHFSGMNFTSGQVGTLFSLVMTGMIIANISVGAINDKIDSTITLTVVVVCMVIALFFLATTRSFLALSVVMFILAFGLGGPAVLTPLVVSEVFGVGDYPRIWSILGMAPSIGMSISGPLWGAVYDVTGSYTIGMFTMMGLAIVYGFCYLFALKRGPLKRPLNVTGI from the coding sequence ATGACCTTACGCCACTATTTATCCTTTTTTTCTGCGGCCTTTTTGATCATGGCCATGTACATTGCCGGGAATGCGGTCGGTTTCTTCGTCGAGCCCATCACCACGGAATTAGGATTCACCCGCAGTGCTTTTTCGCTTTACATCAGCCTGTCGACTTTGACCGGCGTTTTCGTACTTCCCCTGATCGGGCAATTTCTCCCTAAATTTGGAGCAAAGCGCTTGCTGATCGGTGGAGGCCTCTGGGTTTCGCTTGGATTTGTTTGGTTGGCATTCGCCACCCGTTTATGGCAATTTTATTTGGGAGGCATTTTCCTCGGGTTGTTCATGATGCCGATCACCATGTTTCTGGCAATTTTACTGATCAACAATTGGTTCACTGCCAAAAAAGGATTGATGATGGGCTTATTGAACGCCTCCGGAGGACTTGCGGGAGCCATCGTTTCGATGATCATGCCGGCATTTCTGGATAATTTCGGTTGGCGCATGGGCTACTTTTTGATTGCTGGACTTTTCGCGCTCTTGACTGTTCCGAACGGCCTCTTTTTGCTGGTTGAAAACCCCGGCACTATCGGCATGAACGCTTATGGAGCTGAACTGTCCGCCCAAAACGAAAGCGATGAACCTACACATGATTTGTCCGTCCCTTATGAAGATGCAAAAAAGATGAAACCGTTTTACATCCTGTTCATAGGCATTTTCCTTTCCGCTTTTGGAGGCGGGATGATGCAACACTTGCCTGCACACTTCAGCGGAATGAATTTCACATCCGGACAGGTCGGCACGCTGTTCTCGCTCGTCATGACAGGCATGATCATTGCCAACATTTCGGTCGGGGCCATCAATGACAAAATCGATTCCACCATCACCCTTACGGTTGTTGTCGTCTGCATGGTGATCGCCTTGTTCTTCCTTGCGACCACCCGCTCTTTCTTGGCGTTATCGGTCGTCATGTTCATCCTTGCGTTCGGACTCGGCGGGCCGGCGGTGTTGACGCCTTTGGTCGTGAGCGAAGTCTTCGGTGTCGGCGATTACCCGCGTATCTGGTCCATCCTCGGTATGGCGCCTTCCATCGGCATGTCCATCTCCGGCCCGCTATGGGGAGCCGTTTATGACGTGACCGGCTCATATACAATTGGCATGTTTACGATGATGGGACTGGCCATCGTTTACGGCTTCTGTTACCTTTTCGCACTGAAAAGAGGCCCATTAAAACGGCCGCTGAACGTAACTGGAATCTAA
- a CDS encoding MalY/PatB family protein, which yields MNYDFETPVNRSNTGSEKWAAMYRSNPNVGKDVYPFSVADLDIKTAPEIVKGLQAYIETAVMGYDLPTEDYYQAIINWMGNRHDWKIKKEWIICTPGIIAAFYSAIRAYTEPGDGVLYMGPVYYPFMKSIKNTKRRLINNSLVRNDDRYEIDFEGLAEKAKDPNIKLMLFSNPHNPVGRVWTKAELAKVIDICAANDVLILADEIHHDLIMPGHVFTPMAAISEAAASICITATAASKSFNIAGLRNSNIIISNPKLHTAFKMDMEMTGIGGGTNVIGLKATEIAYTAAEDWLEAFKALIWHNHETLKDFLAKELPEVTVFDLEGTYLQWMDFSAFGLSHKQLEEIMEQEAQVFLDEGYIFGDEGRGYERISLGAPTKTLMEAMERLVTVMKKYRKHNQ from the coding sequence ATGAATTATGATTTTGAAACGCCCGTCAACCGGAGCAATACCGGATCCGAAAAATGGGCAGCCATGTACAGAAGCAATCCGAATGTGGGAAAGGATGTTTATCCTTTTTCTGTAGCGGATTTGGATATAAAGACAGCACCGGAGATCGTCAAGGGACTGCAGGCATATATCGAAACAGCCGTGATGGGCTACGATCTGCCGACCGAAGACTATTACCAAGCAATCATCAATTGGATGGGGAATCGCCATGATTGGAAAATAAAGAAGGAATGGATCATCTGCACACCTGGCATCATTGCGGCGTTCTATTCCGCTATTCGGGCGTACACCGAACCGGGCGACGGCGTCCTTTACATGGGGCCGGTCTATTACCCGTTCATGAAGTCGATCAAGAACACGAAACGCAGGCTCATCAACAATTCGCTGGTCCGCAATGACGATCGCTACGAAATTGATTTTGAAGGCTTGGCCGAGAAAGCCAAAGATCCGAACATCAAACTGATGCTGTTCAGCAATCCGCATAATCCGGTCGGCCGCGTCTGGACCAAAGCGGAACTGGCGAAAGTGATCGATATCTGCGCCGCCAATGATGTTTTGATTTTGGCAGATGAAATCCACCATGATCTGATCATGCCCGGCCATGTGTTCACTCCGATGGCAGCCATATCCGAAGCAGCAGCGAGCATTTGCATCACGGCAACCGCCGCCAGCAAGTCCTTCAATATCGCAGGCCTGCGCAATTCCAATATCATCATTTCGAATCCGAAGCTCCACACGGCTTTCAAGATGGATATGGAAATGACCGGCATCGGCGGAGGAACCAATGTCATCGGCTTGAAGGCGACAGAAATCGCCTACACGGCAGCCGAGGACTGGTTGGAAGCGTTCAAAGCTTTGATCTGGCACAACCATGAGACGTTAAAGGATTTCTTGGCGAAGGAACTGCCGGAAGTGACTGTCTTCGATCTGGAAGGGACTTATCTGCAATGGATGGATTTCAGTGCCTTCGGGTTGTCGCACAAGCAGTTGGAAGAAATCATGGAGCAAGAGGCGCAAGTGTTCCTGGATGAAGGCTATATATTCGGGGACGAGGGTCGCGGCTATGAAAGAATCAGCCTAGGTGCCCCAACGAAAACGCTGATGGAAGCGATGGAGCGCTTGGTCACAGTCATGAAAAAATACCGAAAACATAATCAATAG
- a CDS encoding zinc metallopeptidase, with protein MLYPFFDSTYILILLGIVVSMIASGFVKRTFNTYNQVKSQNGYTATDAARFILEQSGIHDVRIERVRGDLTDHYDSRAKVLRLSDTTANSTSVAAIGVAAHEVGHAIQDQKNYIPLRLRAGLVPAANFGQTLSMPMIMIGVFAGMNQTFLNLGILFFSFSFLFQVVTLPVEFNASGRALKILSNGGILNAQEVPKARKVLVAAAMTYVAAAFMSFLQLLRLLLLFGGGSNDD; from the coding sequence ATGTTGTATCCATTCTTCGATAGCACCTATATATTAATCCTCCTCGGTATCGTGGTTTCCATGATCGCGTCGGGATTCGTCAAACGTACATTCAATACCTATAACCAAGTGAAAAGCCAAAACGGTTACACCGCTACGGATGCAGCGCGCTTCATTCTGGAACAGTCGGGCATCCATGATGTACGGATCGAGCGCGTCCGCGGAGATCTGACGGACCACTATGACTCGCGCGCAAAAGTGCTGCGCCTTTCCGACACGACAGCCAACTCGACTTCGGTTGCGGCAATCGGCGTCGCTGCCCATGAAGTCGGTCACGCAATCCAGGACCAAAAAAATTACATTCCGTTGCGCTTGCGTGCCGGTTTGGTCCCAGCCGCCAATTTCGGCCAGACGCTTTCCATGCCGATGATCATGATCGGCGTGTTCGCAGGCATGAACCAGACATTCCTCAATTTGGGGATCCTCTTCTTCTCGTTCAGTTTTCTCTTCCAAGTGGTCACGCTGCCTGTTGAATTTAATGCTTCCGGGCGTGCGCTGAAGATTCTGTCGAACGGCGGTATCCTGAATGCGCAAGAAGTGCCGAAAGCCCGCAAAGTACTTGTCGCAGCAGCCATGACGTATGTCGCGGCTGCCTTCATGAGCTTCCTGCAACTGCTCCGTCTACTATTGCTTTTCGGCGGCGGAAGCAACGACGATTAA
- a CDS encoding TetR/AcrR family transcriptional regulator, which yields MNPNKQSQDKRILATKKNLLHALITLLEEKSIDEVTVRELTQRAKVNRGTFYLHYVDKHDLLEKNIDALILELQDRGKAITKTALSGASDTEFRQKTVEAFTDIFSYIRENERFFSVLFNGRSSYSFPLKFNTYLRGRLEEQLRSKKTVIPYEHWITAVSFAYQGMIYSWVTNGMKDSPERMGEYGYYFISQSVVEITRGT from the coding sequence ATGAATCCTAATAAACAATCTCAAGACAAGCGCATCTTAGCCACAAAGAAAAACCTTTTGCATGCGTTGATAACACTGCTGGAAGAAAAATCGATCGATGAAGTGACGGTGAGGGAACTCACCCAGCGTGCAAAAGTGAATCGGGGAACTTTTTACCTGCATTATGTAGACAAGCATGATCTGCTGGAGAAAAATATCGATGCGCTGATCCTGGAACTCCAGGACAGAGGGAAGGCCATCACGAAAACGGCTCTGTCCGGGGCATCGGATACGGAATTCAGGCAAAAGACGGTAGAGGCATTCACGGATATCTTCAGCTACATCAGAGAAAATGAACGCTTCTTCAGTGTTCTTTTCAACGGGAGAAGCAGCTATTCCTTTCCGCTCAAATTCAATACCTACTTGAGGGGACGCTTGGAGGAACAGCTGCGGTCGAAAAAAACCGTCATACCTTATGAACACTGGATCACCGCCGTTTCCTTCGCCTATCAAGGGATGATCTACTCCTGGGTGACGAACGGTATGAAAGATTCGCCGGAACGGATGGGCGAGTATGGGTATTATTTCATTTCCCAAAGCGTGGTGGAAATTACCAGAGGAACGTAA
- a CDS encoding ROK family transcriptional regulator: MIVNRNTIREQNETIVLTAIINHPNTSRAAISHDSGLNKATVSEIVKKLLKEKLVVELGTGQSSIVGGRKPVLLKVNANGGYAMSLTITQTKISSLVCNLQGKIVAQYDLVRKVEASNIIDSIEEVVLYHRKGLAKTPFRFVGIVVSIDGFVHEDEIVASTNKMLEHLTAKHLESDAIDCPIYLENQNNLAVIAEAVFAHSPGNIISIDLDEGIGSGILFQNRLFRSKHSLAGNLGHTILYPFGKDCDCGKQGCLNQYCSTAALVAETKDIKKDPSLQLADLIALYKSGDEEAKSVVDHLVLHMSIAISNVVSLLDPEKIYLNGELFRSLPECVTAIQTELNKKTGQYVPVSLSTLGENGALLGGIALALQHFFQVPQLQLHFED; this comes from the coding sequence AATCATCCCAATACTTCACGAGCGGCCATCTCTCATGATTCCGGACTCAACAAGGCAACCGTATCAGAAATTGTCAAAAAACTGCTCAAGGAAAAACTTGTCGTCGAACTCGGTACAGGTCAAAGTTCCATCGTTGGCGGGAGAAAACCGGTGTTGTTGAAGGTGAACGCGAATGGCGGATACGCGATGAGTTTGACCATTACACAAACAAAGATTTCTTCTCTCGTCTGCAATCTTCAAGGCAAGATCGTCGCCCAGTATGATTTGGTCAGAAAAGTGGAGGCCAGCAATATCATCGACAGCATCGAGGAAGTCGTGCTCTACCACAGGAAGGGGCTCGCTAAGACGCCTTTTCGCTTCGTGGGTATTGTTGTGTCCATCGACGGCTTTGTGCATGAAGATGAGATAGTAGCATCAACTAACAAAATGTTGGAGCATCTGACTGCCAAACATCTGGAGAGCGATGCTATCGACTGCCCGATCTATCTGGAAAACCAGAACAATCTGGCGGTGATTGCCGAAGCGGTATTCGCCCACTCTCCGGGGAACATCATCAGCATCGATTTGGATGAAGGCATCGGTTCCGGAATTTTGTTTCAGAACCGACTATTCCGCAGCAAACACAGCCTGGCGGGCAATCTGGGTCACACCATCCTCTACCCGTTCGGGAAAGACTGCGACTGCGGCAAACAGGGCTGCCTGAACCAATATTGTTCGACGGCTGCTTTGGTCGCGGAAACCAAGGATATCAAGAAGGACCCCTCGCTTCAGCTGGCCGATCTGATTGCGTTGTACAAATCCGGCGATGAAGAAGCCAAAAGCGTAGTGGACCATCTCGTGCTGCATATGAGCATCGCGATCAGCAATGTCGTCAGCCTGCTCGATCCGGAAAAAATCTATCTGAATGGGGAGCTTTTCCGTTCGTTGCCGGAATGTGTGACAGCAATCCAAACGGAATTGAACAAAAAAACAGGCCAATACGTCCCGGTGAGTTTGTCCACACTCGGGGAAAACGGGGCTCTTTTGGGCGGGATCGCATTGGCACTCCAGCATTTCTTCCAAGTGCCGCAACTGCAGTTGCATTTTGAAGACTGA
- a CDS encoding GTPase, which translates to MGRGNLDLNVVQEILNKTKEEVENMHPVNILLAGKTGVGKSTLINNVFRERMAETGIGKPVTKHLRRIAKEGMPIALYDTRGLELGHPIQTEVKQEIIEAIKQSQKEGSDKAIHLVYYCINAHSSRIEESEIAFMEELSGLLPVLVVLTQSIGQTANELKKYIENLNLPISGVLNVMAEPYAITDELVLPQSGLKELIERTFALLPEETKEAFNNAQQVDIARKAKASRSWATKYIATTFGVGFTPIPFSDATVLVPMQIGMLAHITAIFGISMDKAAITSVIGAVGGTGGATYLGRYIVSNLLKLIPGAGTIVGGVISGATAAVLTTALAMSYIEVLTVVAKGEKDGKYPDLSNIETLMREKMQERLKMGTKDQDVKEVLDNLKKSKPLKKWLKK; encoded by the coding sequence ATGGGAAGAGGAAACCTTGATTTGAATGTGGTTCAGGAAATACTGAACAAGACAAAAGAAGAAGTTGAAAACATGCATCCCGTCAATATTCTGCTGGCGGGGAAGACGGGCGTCGGTAAGAGTACGCTGATCAACAATGTCTTCCGGGAACGGATGGCTGAGACTGGCATCGGGAAACCCGTCACGAAACACTTGCGTCGGATCGCGAAGGAAGGCATGCCGATCGCGTTGTACGATACGCGCGGACTGGAATTGGGACATCCGATCCAAACCGAGGTAAAACAGGAGATCATCGAGGCCATCAAGCAGAGCCAAAAGGAAGGGTCCGATAAAGCGATCCATTTGGTCTACTATTGCATCAATGCGCATTCCTCCCGCATCGAGGAATCCGAGATCGCCTTCATGGAAGAACTTTCTGGCTTGCTGCCGGTCCTGGTCGTCCTGACGCAATCGATCGGACAGACTGCGAACGAGCTGAAGAAATACATCGAAAACCTGAACTTGCCGATCTCCGGTGTGCTGAACGTGATGGCGGAACCTTATGCCATCACGGATGAACTGGTGCTTCCGCAGAGCGGATTGAAGGAATTGATCGAGCGGACGTTCGCACTGCTGCCGGAGGAGACGAAAGAGGCTTTTAACAATGCCCAACAGGTGGATATCGCGCGTAAAGCGAAAGCATCCCGAAGTTGGGCGACCAAATACATTGCGACGACATTCGGCGTCGGTTTCACACCGATTCCTTTTTCCGATGCGACTGTCCTGGTGCCGATGCAGATCGGCATGCTTGCCCACATCACCGCCATCTTCGGTATTTCGATGGACAAAGCCGCCATCACCAGCGTGATTGGCGCTGTCGGCGGAACAGGCGGAGCCACTTATTTAGGGCGGTACATCGTCTCCAACCTGCTGAAGCTGATCCCGGGTGCGGGAACGATCGTCGGAGGGGTCATCAGCGGCGCGACGGCTGCTGTGTTGACGACTGCGTTGGCGATGAGCTACATCGAGGTGTTGACAGTCGTGGCAAAAGGTGAAAAGGACGGCAAGTATCCGGATCTCAGCAACATCGAGACGCTGATGCGCGAAAAAATGCAGGAGCGCCTGAAAATGGGAACCAAGGATCAGGACGTCAAAGAAGTATTGGACAATCTGAAGAAGAGCAAGCCATTGAAAAAATGGCTGAAAAAATAG
- a CDS encoding FAD-dependent oxidoreductase, with protein sequence MKIIVIGSVAAGTSVAAKARRNTEEAEIVVYDQGKDISYSVCGIPYKIGGEVDSVDRLTPRDAKWFKKRYDVSIFTEHKVTKVDHEAKKLQVKDLKTGEIKEDVYDVLVFATGAAPLTPPPFDQTEYDNVFHVRNIQDLRDIESYSEANQPKKALIIGAGFIGLEMTEQLVQKGWDVTIVQLENQVMPTMDADMAFRVEEVLMANGVHLHLGDTVQAIEGDGTVKNVVTTKGATIETDIVILAAGVRPNTQLAKEIGVTIGATGAVAVNSKMQTNIPDVYAVGDVAESFSVITGKPIYRPLGSTANKMGRIAGDVITGGNLEHRGVLGTGIFRVFDLHVGQTGMTEKEAKTAGYSVEILYNIKPDHAEYLGGKELIIKALADKATGRVLGAQILGTQGVDKRIDVLATAITFKAKAEDLFHLDLAYAPPFATTKDPILYTGMALDNALHGNPLMTPAQLVERQQKGETIQVVDTRSAKDFEKGHVQDAIHIPLGELRARSGELSKDIPTVTYCNKGVTGNAGQNVLLNLGFQEVYNLSGGNKNYQSYLKMLKRKN encoded by the coding sequence ATGAAAATCATCGTAATCGGTTCGGTAGCCGCTGGAACATCCGTAGCGGCCAAAGCAAGAAGAAATACGGAAGAAGCAGAAATAGTCGTCTATGACCAAGGGAAGGACATTTCCTATTCCGTCTGCGGTATCCCCTACAAAATCGGCGGGGAAGTCGATTCAGTGGATCGCCTGACGCCGCGGGATGCGAAATGGTTCAAAAAGAGATATGATGTCTCCATCTTTACGGAACATAAAGTGACAAAAGTGGATCATGAAGCCAAAAAACTGCAAGTGAAAGATCTGAAGACCGGCGAAATCAAAGAGGACGTTTATGATGTGCTGGTTTTCGCGACAGGTGCGGCTCCGCTGACGCCTCCACCTTTCGATCAGACTGAATATGATAATGTCTTCCACGTCCGCAACATCCAGGACCTTCGTGACATAGAAAGTTATTCAGAAGCGAACCAACCGAAAAAAGCGCTGATCATCGGTGCCGGTTTTATCGGTCTGGAAATGACCGAGCAGCTTGTGCAAAAAGGGTGGGATGTCACCATCGTTCAGCTGGAGAATCAAGTGATGCCGACGATGGATGCGGATATGGCTTTCCGCGTGGAGGAAGTGCTGATGGCCAATGGGGTGCATTTGCACCTTGGGGATACCGTCCAGGCCATCGAAGGTGATGGGACCGTAAAAAACGTGGTGACGACTAAAGGTGCCACCATCGAGACGGATATCGTCATCCTGGCTGCCGGCGTGCGTCCGAACACCCAGTTGGCGAAGGAAATCGGCGTCACGATCGGAGCGACGGGTGCGGTCGCCGTCAACAGCAAAATGCAGACGAATATCCCGGATGTATATGCAGTCGGAGACGTCGCCGAAAGCTTCTCCGTCATCACAGGCAAACCGATTTACCGTCCATTGGGCTCCACGGCCAACAAGATGGGACGGATCGCCGGGGATGTGATTACAGGAGGAAATCTGGAACACCGCGGGGTGCTGGGTACCGGCATCTTCCGCGTATTCGATCTGCATGTCGGCCAGACTGGCATGACCGAAAAAGAAGCGAAGACAGCCGGTTATTCCGTGGAAATCCTTTATAATATCAAGCCGGACCACGCCGAATACCTTGGCGGCAAGGAACTGATCATCAAGGCATTGGCGGATAAGGCGACCGGACGCGTCTTGGGCGCACAAATCTTAGGAACGCAAGGTGTGGACAAACGGATCGATGTCCTCGCGACGGCCATCACCTTCAAGGCGAAAGCCGAAGACCTGTTCCATCTGGATCTGGCCTATGCACCGCCGTTCGCAACAACAAAAGACCCGATCCTTTATACAGGTATGGCTTTGGATAACGCCTTGCACGGCAATCCGTTGATGACGCCGGCCCAGTTGGTCGAAAGGCAGCAAAAAGGCGAAACTATCCAGGTGGTCGACACACGATCAGCCAAGGATTTCGAGAAAGGCCACGTCCAAGACGCGATCCACATCCCGTTAGGGGAACTGCGTGCACGCTCCGGGGAACTTTCCAAGGATATCCCGACAGTGACCTATTGCAACAAAGGCGTGACCGGTAACGCCGGTCAGAATGTATTGCTCAATTTAGGCTTCCAAGAAGTCTATAACCTTTCGGGCGGAAACAAAAATTATCAAAGTTACCTCAAAATGCTGAAGCGAAAAAACTAA